One Solidesulfovibrio fructosivorans JJ] DNA window includes the following coding sequences:
- the serB gene encoding phosphoserine phosphatase SerB produces MHEPEIILIRVSGEDKPGLTAAVAAELARHGADVLDIGQSVIHDTLSLGILVKSPAGGESTPFLKDLLFCGHKLGVNLTFNPVDAPSYESWVDAQGKERRIVTLLSRHLTAAHIAAVTGVIAQNGLNIDVITRLSGRASLDPANSPRTACVEFSVRGTPADLTALKSEFLGIAAEMGVDIAIQEDNAFRRNRRLVAFDMDSTLIAAEVIDELAKAAGVGQQVAAITESAMRGEIDFKESLRRRLRLLRGLSANTLETVAARIPLNDGAERLIANLKRFGYKIAIISGGFTYFGQRLQEKLGIDYVFANELEIEDGVLTGEVVGDIVDATKKAEVLRMIAEREGLSLQQVIAVGDGANDLPMLGMAGLGIAYHAKPVVKKGAGQAISTLGLDSILYLVGVRDRDTLS; encoded by the coding sequence ATGCACGAGCCCGAAATCATCCTCATTCGCGTTTCCGGCGAGGACAAGCCCGGCCTGACCGCCGCCGTTGCCGCCGAACTAGCCCGGCACGGGGCGGATGTCCTCGATATCGGCCAGTCCGTCATCCACGACACCCTGTCCCTTGGCATCCTGGTCAAGTCGCCGGCCGGGGGGGAATCCACGCCGTTTCTCAAGGATCTGCTTTTTTGCGGCCACAAGCTCGGCGTCAACCTCACCTTCAACCCGGTCGACGCCCCAAGCTACGAGTCCTGGGTCGACGCCCAGGGCAAGGAGCGGCGCATCGTGACCTTGCTGTCCCGGCATCTGACCGCCGCCCATATTGCCGCCGTCACCGGCGTCATCGCCCAAAACGGGCTCAATATAGACGTCATCACCCGCCTTTCCGGCCGGGCCTCCCTTGATCCGGCCAACAGCCCGCGCACGGCCTGCGTGGAATTTTCCGTGCGCGGCACGCCGGCCGACCTGACGGCGCTCAAAAGCGAATTTCTGGGCATCGCCGCCGAAATGGGCGTGGACATCGCCATTCAGGAAGACAACGCCTTTCGCCGTAACCGCCGGCTTGTGGCCTTCGACATGGACTCGACGCTTATTGCCGCCGAGGTCATCGACGAACTGGCCAAGGCCGCTGGCGTGGGCCAACAGGTGGCCGCCATCACCGAATCGGCCATGCGCGGCGAGATCGATTTCAAGGAGAGCCTGCGCCGCCGGCTGCGCCTGCTGCGGGGGCTTTCGGCCAATACCCTGGAGACCGTGGCCGCCCGGATTCCGCTCAACGATGGAGCCGAGCGCCTCATCGCCAACCTCAAGCGCTTCGGCTACAAGATCGCGATCATCTCCGGCGGATTCACCTACTTCGGACAGCGTCTCCAGGAGAAGCTCGGCATCGACTACGTGTTCGCCAACGAGCTGGAGATCGAGGACGGGGTGCTCACCGGCGAGGTGGTGGGCGACATCGTGGACGCGACCAAAAAGGCCGAGGTGCTGCGCATGATCGCCGAACGCGAGGGGCTTTCCCTGCAACAGGTCATTGCCGTCGGCGACGGAGCCAACGACCTGCCCATGCTCGGCATGGCCGGGCTCGGTATCGCCTACCACGCCAAGCCGGTAGTCAAGAAGGGCGCCGGGCAGGCCATCTCCACCCTGGGCCTGGACAGCATTTTGTACCTTGTCGGGGTTCGCGACCGCGACACATTATCGTAA
- a CDS encoding ubiquitin family protein encodes MITVTLGSEKQPVTYPKIKTVLQLLHKLNLRVNDALIIRDGELLTPDRHLHDGDHVTVRPVTSRG; translated from the coding sequence ATGATTACCGTTACACTGGGTTCGGAAAAACAACCAGTCACTTATCCGAAAATCAAAACCGTGTTGCAATTGCTCCATAAACTCAACCTCCGCGTCAACGATGCCCTGATCATCCGCGACGGCGAGCTGCTCACCCCGGACAGGCATCTGCACGACGGCGACCATGTCACCGTGCGCCCCGTGACCTCGCGCGGATAG
- a CDS encoding pyridoxal-phosphate-dependent aminotransferase family protein: protein MPDAPFPGLKLFITGPTYIRPEVRAAAAWPEFGHRDAENAKRFRPIFEDLAAIADLPQDYKTILFLGSGSTAMEAAIRSLVAADETVLHVSVGAFGDMWHKISLENGKNAALLAFEPGRAADVASIEAAMDEHKPAVVAITHNETSTGVANDVVALCRAVKARGALPIVDGVSIFGGAPTGIRESGCAMYCTATQKSLGLHAGFGIGFVSPEAVDKAKHVTARGHASDILSHLGRAAKFQTQSTPNGALGNQMFVQLEYIVKEEGIAARFARHEAMRDMALDFVAAEPGLAAFAQEGFRSPTVTTAVAPEGTSFADLKDVKETMRAKGYLFDPGYAKLNEDLEAAGKRPIFRIGHMGDISPDMLRGFLDALGEALAGR, encoded by the coding sequence ATGCCAGACGCGCCTTTTCCGGGACTCAAGCTTTTCATCACCGGTCCGACCTATATCCGGCCCGAGGTGCGCGCGGCCGCCGCCTGGCCGGAATTCGGCCACCGCGATGCGGAAAACGCCAAACGCTTCCGCCCCATTTTCGAAGACCTCGCGGCCATCGCCGACCTGCCGCAAGACTATAAGACCATCCTCTTTCTCGGCTCCGGCTCCACGGCCATGGAAGCGGCCATCCGCTCCCTTGTCGCCGCGGACGAAACAGTGCTCCACGTGTCGGTCGGCGCTTTCGGCGACATGTGGCACAAGATTTCGCTGGAGAACGGCAAAAACGCCGCCCTGCTCGCTTTCGAGCCCGGCCGCGCCGCCGACGTCGCGTCCATCGAGGCGGCCATGGACGAACACAAGCCGGCCGTGGTGGCCATCACCCACAACGAGACCTCGACCGGCGTGGCCAACGACGTGGTCGCGCTTTGCCGGGCCGTCAAAGCGCGCGGCGCCCTCCCCATCGTCGACGGGGTGAGCATCTTCGGCGGCGCGCCGACCGGCATCCGGGAATCCGGCTGCGCCATGTACTGCACCGCCACCCAGAAATCCCTCGGGCTCCATGCCGGCTTCGGCATCGGGTTCGTCAGCCCCGAAGCCGTGGACAAGGCCAAGCACGTCACGGCCCGGGGACACGCCTCGGACATCCTCTCCCACCTCGGCCGGGCCGCGAAGTTCCAGACCCAGTCCACGCCCAACGGCGCCCTCGGCAACCAAATGTTCGTCCAGCTCGAATACATCGTGAAAGAAGAAGGCATCGCCGCCCGCTTCGCCCGCCACGAGGCCATGCGGGACATGGCCCTGGACTTTGTCGCCGCCGAGCCCGGCCTCGCCGCCTTCGCCCAGGAAGGCTTCCGCTCCCCCACCGTGACCACGGCCGTCGCGCCCGAAGGCACGAGCTTCGCCGACCTCAAGGACGTCAAGGAGACCATGCGCGCGAAGGGCTACCTGTTCGACCCCGGCTACGCCAAGCTCAACGAAGACCTGGAAGCGGCCGGCAAGCGGCCCATCTTCCGCATCGGGCACATGGGCGACATCAGTCCGGACATGCTGCGGGGATTCCTGGACGCCCTCGGCGAGGCGCTGGCAGGCCGCTGA
- a CDS encoding DJ-1/PfpI family protein yields the protein MAVKKILMLVGDYVEDYEVMVPFQMLLMVGHDVHAVCPGKKSGEQVRTAIHDFEGDQTYSEKPGHNFTLNANFDDVDPAAYDALVVPGGRAPEYIRLNPRVIEIVKHFGAAKKPIAAICHGPQLLAAAGVVSGCSLMAYPAVQPEIELAGGTYVGPNETFTSATVSGNLVTSPAWPAHPEWIRKFLELLGTKIEP from the coding sequence ATGGCCGTGAAGAAAATCTTGATGCTTGTCGGCGACTATGTCGAGGACTACGAAGTCATGGTCCCCTTCCAGATGTTGCTCATGGTCGGCCATGACGTGCACGCCGTGTGCCCGGGCAAAAAATCCGGCGAACAGGTGCGCACCGCCATCCACGATTTCGAAGGCGACCAGACCTACAGCGAAAAGCCCGGCCACAACTTCACCTTAAACGCCAATTTCGACGATGTGGATCCGGCCGCTTACGATGCCTTGGTCGTGCCCGGCGGACGCGCTCCGGAATACATCCGCCTCAATCCCCGCGTCATCGAGATCGTCAAGCATTTCGGCGCGGCCAAAAAGCCCATCGCCGCCATCTGTCACGGGCCGCAGCTGCTGGCCGCCGCCGGCGTGGTTTCCGGCTGCTCCTTGATGGCCTACCCGGCCGTGCAGCCCGAGATCGAACTCGCCGGCGGTACCTATGTCGGCCCTAACGAAACCTTCACCAGCGCCACGGTCAGCGGCAACCTGGTGACCAGCCCGGCCTGGCCGGCCCACCCGGAATGGATTCGCAAGTTTCTGGAACTGCTCGGCACCAAGATCGAGCCCTAG
- a CDS encoding cation diffusion facilitator family transporter, whose protein sequence is MPQPIPRKSGPEIRAARLSLGVAVILLCVKMAAWWLTGSAAIMSDALESIINVVAAGFAVVSVSVAATPPDEGHPYGHGNIEYYAAWLEGMLILLASVGIFYESWDKIFHPAPVPHLGGGIALLAGAGLVNLWLGLMLLREGRRAGSLTLVADGKHVLTDVYTSVGVLVGLGLVWATGWLWLDGAVACLVGINIAWAGVDLVRRSVSGFMIESDPELLEGICALLCENRHPAWIDIHRLRAIKTGRRVHVDMHLILPREMPLFEAHAQVDAVEALLHSYLGPDADIMIHADPCNDGRCSACDADPCDLRTAPASATPVWTPQTTGAPGAKGR, encoded by the coding sequence ATGCCCCAACCCATCCCCCGCAAATCCGGTCCGGAGATTCGGGCGGCCCGCTTGTCCCTGGGGGTTGCCGTCATATTGCTGTGCGTCAAGATGGCGGCCTGGTGGCTGACCGGCTCGGCCGCCATCATGTCCGACGCGTTGGAGTCCATCATCAACGTCGTGGCCGCCGGGTTCGCGGTGGTAAGCGTGTCCGTGGCCGCCACGCCGCCGGACGAGGGCCATCCGTACGGGCATGGCAACATCGAGTATTACGCGGCCTGGCTTGAGGGCATGCTGATTTTGCTGGCTTCGGTCGGCATCTTTTACGAATCCTGGGACAAGATCTTCCATCCCGCGCCCGTGCCGCATCTGGGCGGCGGCATCGCGCTTTTGGCCGGGGCTGGCCTGGTCAATTTGTGGCTGGGACTTATGCTGTTGCGCGAGGGACGGCGGGCGGGCTCACTGACGCTTGTGGCCGACGGCAAGCATGTGCTGACCGACGTGTACACGTCGGTCGGGGTGCTGGTGGGCTTGGGGCTGGTCTGGGCCACGGGCTGGCTGTGGCTGGACGGCGCGGTGGCTTGTCTGGTCGGGATCAACATCGCCTGGGCCGGCGTGGACCTGGTGCGCCGGTCGGTCTCGGGATTCATGATCGAATCCGATCCGGAGTTGCTCGAGGGCATTTGCGCCCTGTTGTGTGAAAACCGCCATCCGGCCTGGATCGACATCCACCGGTTGCGGGCCATCAAGACCGGGCGGCGGGTGCATGTGGACATGCATCTGATTTTGCCCCGCGAGATGCCGCTTTTCGAGGCCCATGCCCAGGTCGACGCCGTGGAGGCTCTGCTTCATTCCTACCTGGGGCCGGACGCCGACATCATGATCCACGCCGACCCGTGCAATGACGGGCGGTGTTCGGCGTGCGACGCCGACCCGTGCGATTTGCGCACCGCGCCGGCCAGCGCCACGCCGGTCTGGACGCCGCAGACCACGGGCGCCCCCGGCGCAAAGGGGCGCTGA
- a CDS encoding response regulator, which translates to MSGKILVVDDEKHIRMLYQEELEGEGYEVVTSDGEEDILPLMAKVAPDVVVLDIKLGGNRSGLDLLQEIRGKDQSVPVILSTAYDSFQHDLKSIAADYYVVKSVDLGELKNKVAMAMEKAG; encoded by the coding sequence ATGAGCGGGAAGATATTGGTCGTCGACGACGAGAAGCACATTCGGATGCTCTATCAGGAAGAACTCGAGGGAGAGGGCTACGAGGTCGTGACCTCGGACGGCGAGGAAGACATCCTGCCGCTCATGGCCAAAGTCGCGCCGGACGTGGTCGTGCTCGACATCAAGCTCGGTGGCAACCGCTCGGGCCTGGACCTGCTTCAGGAAATCCGCGGCAAGGACCAGAGCGTGCCCGTCATCCTGAGCACCGCTTACGACAGCTTCCAGCACGACCTTAAATCCATTGCCGCCGACTATTATGTGGTCAAATCCGTGGACCTCGGCGAACTGAAGAACAAGGTGGCCATGGCCATGGAAAAGGCCGGTTAA
- the phoU gene encoding phosphate signaling complex protein PhoU has product METPLDNAIHKLKVDVLQMMHLAQDAVRKAVASLLEHNAAKAREVIDADREINDFECRVDSESLKILALHHPVAKDLRFIVGSMRMLVNIERLGDEAVNIAERVLVLTSEPRQPLHANVQQLADLALDLLRACIACYMDLDAEAALGVIEQNAAALDLNVRIFREVTSEMIREARPVERAVQESFVAHSLKRICDQCANIAESTIFIRKAIDYKHKGGPQG; this is encoded by the coding sequence TTGGAAACCCCGCTCGACAATGCCATCCACAAACTCAAGGTGGATGTGCTGCAAATGATGCATCTGGCCCAGGATGCCGTGCGCAAGGCCGTGGCCAGCTTGCTGGAGCATAACGCCGCCAAGGCCCGGGAGGTCATCGACGCGGACCGCGAGATCAACGACTTCGAGTGCCGGGTCGATTCGGAAAGTCTCAAGATTCTCGCCCTGCACCATCCGGTGGCCAAGGATTTGCGCTTTATCGTGGGCTCCATGCGCATGCTGGTCAATATCGAACGCCTGGGCGACGAGGCGGTCAACATCGCCGAGCGGGTCTTGGTCCTGACCAGCGAGCCGCGCCAGCCCCTGCACGCCAATGTCCAGCAACTGGCCGATTTGGCCCTGGACCTGTTGCGCGCCTGCATAGCCTGCTACATGGACCTCGACGCCGAGGCCGCCCTTGGCGTCATCGAGCAAAACGCCGCCGCCTTGGACCTCAACGTGCGCATTTTCCGCGAAGTGACCAGCGAGATGATCCGCGAGGCCCGGCCCGTGGAGCGCGCCGTGCAGGAATCCTTCGTCGCCCACAGCCTCAAGCGCATCTGCGACCAGTGCGCCAATATCGCGGAGTCGACGATATTTATCCGCAAGGCTATCGACTACAAGCACAAGGGCGGTCCCCAGGGCTGA
- a CDS encoding ATP-binding protein yields the protein MKCKRCGETAAVKLPSHHAGFCPECFERFFKKQVETAIRRHGMILPGEKVLVAVSGGKDSLALLRVLSDLGHDVAGLHVHLGIPDSSDPVCERTEAYCRENGFALHVLRMADVGLAIPEVKDAVRRPICSVCGKIKRHYFNRFAYENGYAALATGHNLDDEVARLFANVLRWDAAYLGGQGPMLPAEGRFVRKIKPLYRLTEFETAAYCFFKGIDHWKAACPYSGGASFTGHKRLFADLEDRSPGQKTAFYEAFLAKGKSHFAGVGEENGPVLTPCERCGYPSSSEVCGVCRIRALVERAGE from the coding sequence ATGAAGTGCAAACGATGCGGCGAGACGGCGGCGGTAAAGCTGCCGAGCCATCATGCGGGCTTTTGTCCGGAGTGTTTCGAGCGGTTCTTCAAGAAGCAGGTGGAGACGGCCATACGGCGTCACGGGATGATACTGCCGGGCGAGAAGGTGCTGGTGGCGGTTTCCGGCGGCAAGGATTCGCTGGCGCTGTTACGGGTGTTGTCCGATCTGGGCCATGACGTGGCCGGGCTGCATGTGCATTTGGGGATCCCGGACAGTTCGGACCCGGTGTGCGAGCGCACCGAGGCGTATTGCCGGGAAAACGGCTTTGCGCTGCACGTGTTGCGCATGGCGGATGTGGGGCTGGCCATTCCGGAGGTGAAGGATGCGGTGCGCCGGCCGATCTGCTCGGTGTGCGGCAAGATCAAGCGGCATTATTTCAACCGGTTCGCCTACGAAAACGGGTATGCCGCCCTGGCCACGGGGCATAACCTGGACGACGAGGTGGCGCGGCTTTTTGCCAACGTGCTGCGCTGGGATGCGGCCTATCTGGGCGGCCAGGGGCCGATGCTGCCGGCCGAGGGACGCTTTGTGCGTAAGATCAAGCCGCTTTATCGCCTTACGGAGTTCGAGACGGCGGCGTACTGTTTTTTCAAGGGCATCGACCACTGGAAGGCGGCCTGTCCGTATAGCGGCGGGGCGAGCTTTACCGGGCACAAGCGGCTTTTTGCCGACCTGGAGGACAGGAGCCCCGGCCAGAAAACGGCCTTTTACGAGGCGTTTCTGGCCAAGGGCAAATCGCATTTCGCCGGAGTGGGCGAGGAGAACGGGCCGGTGCTTACGCCCTGCGAACGGTGCGGCTATCCGTCATCGAGCGAGGTCTGCGGCGTGTGCCGCATCCGGGCGCTGGTGGAGAGGGCTGGGGAATAG
- a CDS encoding ComEC/Rec2 family competence protein — protein sequence MGQSAKRQEPKGPSRVPPLLPWQPCLLAYGAGILAAHFLTAAFCALLLLLAFPRPAKGRPPIAAIAGTWALGLLVGLVALPAVPRDLAPCLTSHAPLTVTGRVAAVGANPEARLSVTLEDVQLSDPDCKDAPLPGRLSLTIDRPAFRPIPGDRLAVTARVRPTRGFENPGTADYAFSRRLEDVFFRAYARGDKDGQVRRIAPSRDLPAVWREALRRRVMDNLVPPEHADAAGRAGRAMVAALVFGDRSGLTETDVDLVRRASLAHTLALSGMHVGFVAAMGAALAALLGRLWPRIHLSIPRPHLIALFAAPPVAAYCWLGGLTPSLTRAALMFAAFGLMALLRRDRALLDGLFLALAAILLVSPLAAYDPRLQLSALAVSGIGVFWPLFPRFSRHVPFTGPAKSVFLWVGGTLWVSLCAEAAVMPLISRLYGDLTPNPWINLLWLPVLGGVAMPLALAGLVASILPGLAGLGAGLLGAAAACCEGLMRLLAAANAHGLLLSSAVLRPGWIETLGCLGLLAALAMAVSGGRRPVAAMAASLVLLVFPTVWRSFSDMREVVRITVLDVGQGQSVALALPGGRRLLVDAGGLFGNFDVGRAVVGAFLTDGRPPRLAAAFASHPHRDHIKGFISLLDRFSIGNYYDNGGAPEGNLAVPIEGTLAKRRIPHASLAAGDAFDLGDGLRLAVLHPGPDDALDGNNGSLILRLTWNGRGLAVIPGDAERGVLRRLAASGEALDAAVLVLPHHGSVTGLAKRFYAAVSPRVAIASCGDGGRYPAGKVAATLERLGCAVYATNRDGAVTVRFDTPEGAPRVDTAGQLRQ from the coding sequence ATGGGGCAAAGCGCCAAACGTCAAGAACCCAAGGGGCCGTCGCGCGTGCCGCCGCTTCTACCCTGGCAGCCATGCCTGCTGGCCTACGGCGCGGGCATTCTGGCCGCGCACTTTCTCACGGCCGCCTTCTGCGCGCTCCTGTTGTTGCTGGCCTTTCCCCGACCGGCCAAGGGACGCCCCCCCATTGCGGCGATAGCGGGAACCTGGGCGCTTGGATTGCTGGTCGGTCTTGTCGCCTTGCCGGCCGTTCCCCGAGACCTCGCGCCCTGCCTGACGTCGCATGCGCCCCTGACCGTCACCGGACGCGTGGCGGCTGTCGGGGCCAATCCCGAGGCGCGCCTGTCCGTAACCCTGGAGGACGTCCAGCTGTCCGACCCGGATTGCAAGGACGCCCCGCTCCCCGGCCGGTTGTCTCTGACCATCGACCGTCCGGCCTTCCGGCCCATCCCCGGCGACCGCCTCGCCGTCACGGCCCGGGTGCGGCCGACCCGAGGATTCGAAAACCCCGGTACCGCCGATTACGCCTTTTCCAGGCGACTGGAGGACGTCTTTTTCCGGGCCTATGCCCGGGGCGACAAGGACGGGCAGGTGCGGCGCATCGCGCCAAGCCGCGATCTCCCGGCCGTATGGCGCGAAGCCTTGCGGCGCCGGGTCATGGACAACCTAGTCCCGCCGGAGCATGCCGACGCGGCCGGCCGGGCCGGCCGGGCCATGGTGGCGGCCCTTGTTTTCGGCGACCGCTCCGGGCTGACGGAAACCGACGTCGATCTGGTGCGACGGGCCTCGCTGGCCCATACGCTGGCCCTTTCCGGCATGCACGTGGGCTTCGTCGCCGCCATGGGCGCGGCGCTCGCCGCGCTGCTCGGCCGGCTGTGGCCACGCATCCACCTTTCCATCCCACGGCCGCACCTGATAGCGCTTTTCGCCGCTCCGCCGGTCGCGGCCTACTGCTGGCTGGGGGGGCTGACGCCGTCGCTTACCCGGGCGGCGCTCATGTTCGCCGCGTTCGGGCTCATGGCGCTCTTGCGCCGCGACAGGGCCCTTCTGGACGGCCTGTTTCTGGCCCTGGCCGCGATCCTTCTCGTCTCGCCCCTAGCCGCCTACGATCCCCGGTTGCAACTTTCGGCCCTGGCCGTGTCCGGCATCGGCGTATTCTGGCCCCTTTTCCCCCGGTTTTCGCGCCATGTGCCGTTTACGGGACCGGCCAAATCCGTCTTCTTATGGGTAGGGGGCACGCTGTGGGTCAGTCTTTGCGCCGAGGCGGCCGTCATGCCGCTTATCTCCCGCCTCTACGGCGATCTGACGCCCAATCCCTGGATCAACCTGCTGTGGCTGCCGGTCCTCGGCGGCGTGGCCATGCCCCTGGCGCTCGCCGGGCTGGTCGCATCGATCCTTCCAGGGCTGGCCGGACTTGGCGCGGGACTCCTCGGCGCGGCGGCGGCCTGTTGCGAAGGGCTCATGCGCCTGCTGGCGGCGGCCAATGCCCACGGGCTGCTTTTATCCTCGGCCGTGCTGCGCCCGGGCTGGATCGAAACGCTGGGCTGTCTGGGACTGCTGGCCGCCCTGGCCATGGCCGTCTCCGGCGGCCGGCGGCCCGTGGCCGCCATGGCGGCAAGCCTCGTCCTCCTGGTCTTTCCCACGGTCTGGCGCTCCTTTTCCGACATGCGGGAGGTCGTACGCATCACGGTCCTCGACGTGGGCCAGGGCCAGTCCGTGGCCCTCGCGCTGCCCGGCGGCAGACGACTGCTGGTGGATGCGGGGGGACTCTTCGGCAATTTCGACGTGGGCCGGGCCGTGGTCGGGGCTTTTCTGACCGACGGCCGGCCGCCACGGCTTGCGGCGGCCTTTGCCAGCCATCCGCACCGTGACCACATCAAGGGGTTCATCTCGCTGCTCGACCGCTTTTCCATCGGCAACTACTACGACAACGGCGGCGCGCCCGAGGGGAATCTGGCCGTGCCGATCGAAGGCACCCTGGCGAAACGGCGTATCCCCCACGCGTCCCTGGCCGCCGGGGACGCCTTCGACCTCGGTGACGGCCTGCGCCTTGCCGTGCTGCACCCGGGTCCGGACGACGCCCTGGACGGCAACAACGGCTCGCTCATCCTGCGGCTGACCTGGAACGGCCGGGGACTGGCCGTCATTCCCGGCGACGCCGAGCGTGGGGTGTTGCGCCGGCTGGCCGCATCCGGGGAAGCGCTTGACGCCGCCGTGCTGGTCCTACCGCACCACGGCTCCGTGACCGGCCTGGCCAAACGCTTTTATGCGGCCGTCTCCCCGCGCGTGGCCATCGCCAGTTGCGGCGACGGCGGGCGCTACCCGGCCGGAAAAGTCGCGGCCACCCTGGAGCGCCTGGGCTGCGCCGTGTACGCCACAAACCGCGACGGTGCCGTCACCGTGCGCTTCGACACGCCGGAAGGCGCGCCACGCGTCGACACGGCCGGCCAATTGCGGCAATGA
- a CDS encoding LytR/AlgR family response regulator transcription factor, translating into MVLRALIVDDEKPARDELAYLLDAHPDIVATQADCADAALAAIEGDKPDIVLLDIRMPGQDGFEVLRQARDFAQVPLFIFVTAYDEYAIKAFEQNAVDYLLKPVAPERLAESLGRARRRLAAGRGPMAAALTSLLEGLGRGTRTARVAVERHGRIALLPTAEVLCLDADDKGIAALTDQGRFPCHGLPTLTKAEERLAGLPFFRANRAVMVNLERIAELSPWVGGKYLIVLDDADRTEVTVSRNRVREFKERLGL; encoded by the coding sequence ATGGTTTTGCGCGCCCTGATTGTCGACGATGAAAAGCCGGCCCGTGACGAGTTGGCCTATCTGCTCGACGCCCATCCGGACATTGTGGCCACCCAGGCCGATTGCGCCGACGCCGCTCTGGCCGCCATCGAGGGCGACAAGCCCGACATCGTGCTGCTCGATATCCGCATGCCCGGCCAGGACGGGTTCGAGGTCCTGCGACAGGCCAGGGATTTCGCCCAGGTGCCGCTCTTCATCTTTGTGACCGCCTACGACGAGTATGCCATCAAGGCATTCGAGCAAAACGCCGTGGATTACCTGCTCAAACCCGTCGCCCCCGAGCGTCTGGCCGAGAGTTTGGGCCGGGCCCGGAGGAGATTGGCGGCCGGACGCGGCCCCATGGCCGCCGCGCTGACCTCGCTTTTGGAGGGGCTTGGCCGGGGGACGCGCACGGCGCGGGTGGCGGTGGAGCGCCATGGCCGCATCGCGCTTTTGCCCACGGCCGAGGTCCTGTGCCTCGATGCCGACGACAAGGGTATCGCCGCCCTGACCGACCAGGGCCGTTTCCCTTGCCATGGGCTGCCGACGCTGACCAAGGCCGAGGAGCGCCTGGCCGGGCTGCCCTTTTTCCGGGCCAATAGGGCGGTCATGGTCAATCTGGAGCGCATCGCCGAGCTTTCGCCCTGGGTCGGCGGCAAATATCTTATCGTGCTCGACGATGCGGACCGCACCGAAGTCACGGTCAGCCGCAACCGGGTGCGGGAGTTCAAGGAACGGTTGGGATTGTAG